The Zingiber officinale cultivar Zhangliang chromosome 9A, Zo_v1.1, whole genome shotgun sequence genome window below encodes:
- the LOC122021035 gene encoding putative glycerol-3-phosphate transporter 2 isoform X2 produces MKSRRIFGFSVSLILINLASIMERADESLLPAVYKEVSQAFNAGPIELGYLTFILKFVQSIACPVAGVLILYHDRPVVLAMGTAFWALSTAAVGLSQRFEQAAFWRAINGFGLAIVIPALQSFIADSYMDGMRGTGFGLLSLVGAVGGIGGGVLATIMAGHEYWGIPGWRFAFIMMASLSLLIGVLVYLFVVEPRKDPLAAHGADDGTERVMLVPKGTVTVSSIWSNSWLAMKSVMRVHTFQIIVLQGIVGSLPGAAMVFFTMWFELIGFDNNSSASLNSLFLVGCALGSFLGGCIADSISKYYPDSGRVMCAQFSAFMVFFMGLCISWCASGANNPMFAEVVPSKHRTMIYAFDRAFEGSFASFAAPAVGFLTEKIYGYDPKSFETSGGSAQGALALSKGLLAMTVLPFGLCSLFYSPLYVVFKRDRDSAKVACSKELEMIS; encoded by the exons ATGAA GTCAAGGAGGATATTTGGATTCTCTGTGTCTCTCATTCTCATCAACCTTGCTTCTATTATGGAGCGTGCCGATGAGAGTCTATTACCAGCAGTTTATAAAGAAGTTAGTCAGGCCTTCAATGCTGGTCCTATTGAGCTCGGATACCTTACTTTCATACTAAAGTTTGTTCAGTCAATAGCATGTCCTGTGGCAGGCGTGCTAATCCTTTATCATGACCGCCCTGTTGTTTTGGCAATGGGTACTGCCTTCTGGGCTTTGTCCACAGCTGCAGTTGGTTTGAGCCAGCGTTTTGAGCAGGCTGCATTTTGGAGGGCAATAAATGGGTTTGGGTTGGCCATTGTCATACCTGCACTGCAATCATTCATCGCAGATAGTTATATGGACGGTATGCGTGGTACTGGATTTGGCTTGTTAAGCCTTGTAGGTGCAGTAGGGGGGATCGGAGGTGGCGTTCTAGCTACAATTATGGCTGGACACGAGTATTGGGGAATACCAGGATGGCGTTTTGCTTTCATCATGATGGCATCACTGAGCTTGCTGATTGGAGTTCTGGTATATCTGTTTGTTGTTGAACCTAGGAAAGATCCTTTGGCTGCTCATGGTGCTGATGATGGCACTGAAAG GGTCATGTTGGTTCCGAAAGGTACCGTAACTGTATCTTCGATCTGGAGTAATTCCTGGTTAGCAATGAAATCTGTGATGAGAGTGCATACATTTCAGATCATTGTCCTTCAAGGCATTGTTGGTTCATTACCAGGGGCAGCCATGGTTTTCTTCACAATGTGGTTCGAATTGATAG GATTCGACAATAACAGCTCGGCTTCGTTAAACAGCCTTTTCCTCGTCGGATGTGCTTTGGGTTCCTTCCTAGGGGGATGCATAGCTGATAGCATCTCCAAATACTACCCCGACTCGGGCCGAGTTATGTGCGCTCAATTCAGTGCTTTCATGG TGTTCTTCATGGGCTTATGCATTAGCTGGTGTGCCTCTGGCGCCAACAACCCCATGTTTGCAGAGGTTGTCCCTTCCAAGCATCGCACAATGATTTATGCATTTGATCGAGCATTCGAAGGATCGTTCGCCTCATTTGCAGCGCCAGCAGTAGGTTTCCTTACCGAGAAGATTTATGGTTATGATCCGAAATCATTCGAGACGTCAGGCGGGTCCGCTCAAGGTGCATTAGCACTATCAAAGGGTCTTCTGGCGATGACTGTCCTTCCTTTCGGCTTGTGTTCCTTATTTTACAGTCCTCTCTATGTGGTATTCAAGCGCGATCGGGATAGCGCTAAGGTGGCCTGTTCAAAGGAGCTAGAAATGATCTCGTAG
- the LOC122021035 gene encoding putative glycerol-3-phosphate transporter 2 isoform X1, with translation MKSRRIFGFSVSLILINLASIMERADESLLPAVYKEVSQAFNAGPIELGYLTFILKFVQSIACPVAGVLILYHDRPVVLAMGTAFWALSTAAVGLSQRFEQAAFWRAINGFGLAIVIPALQSFIADSYMDGMRGTGFGLLSLVGAVGGIGGGVLATIMAGHEYWGIPGWRFAFIMMASLSLLIGVLVYLFVVEPRKDPLAAHGADDGTERVMLVPKGTVTVSSIWSNSWLAMKSVMRVHTFQIIVLQGIVGSLPGAAMVFFTMWFELIGFDNNSSASLNSLFLVGCALGSFLGGCIADSISKYYPDSGRVMCAQFSAFMGIPFSWILFTRIEQSVENWNAFAVTVFFMGLCISWCASGANNPMFAEVVPSKHRTMIYAFDRAFEGSFASFAAPAVGFLTEKIYGYDPKSFETSGGSAQGALALSKGLLAMTVLPFGLCSLFYSPLYVVFKRDRDSAKVACSKELEMIS, from the exons ATGAA GTCAAGGAGGATATTTGGATTCTCTGTGTCTCTCATTCTCATCAACCTTGCTTCTATTATGGAGCGTGCCGATGAGAGTCTATTACCAGCAGTTTATAAAGAAGTTAGTCAGGCCTTCAATGCTGGTCCTATTGAGCTCGGATACCTTACTTTCATACTAAAGTTTGTTCAGTCAATAGCATGTCCTGTGGCAGGCGTGCTAATCCTTTATCATGACCGCCCTGTTGTTTTGGCAATGGGTACTGCCTTCTGGGCTTTGTCCACAGCTGCAGTTGGTTTGAGCCAGCGTTTTGAGCAGGCTGCATTTTGGAGGGCAATAAATGGGTTTGGGTTGGCCATTGTCATACCTGCACTGCAATCATTCATCGCAGATAGTTATATGGACGGTATGCGTGGTACTGGATTTGGCTTGTTAAGCCTTGTAGGTGCAGTAGGGGGGATCGGAGGTGGCGTTCTAGCTACAATTATGGCTGGACACGAGTATTGGGGAATACCAGGATGGCGTTTTGCTTTCATCATGATGGCATCACTGAGCTTGCTGATTGGAGTTCTGGTATATCTGTTTGTTGTTGAACCTAGGAAAGATCCTTTGGCTGCTCATGGTGCTGATGATGGCACTGAAAG GGTCATGTTGGTTCCGAAAGGTACCGTAACTGTATCTTCGATCTGGAGTAATTCCTGGTTAGCAATGAAATCTGTGATGAGAGTGCATACATTTCAGATCATTGTCCTTCAAGGCATTGTTGGTTCATTACCAGGGGCAGCCATGGTTTTCTTCACAATGTGGTTCGAATTGATAG GATTCGACAATAACAGCTCGGCTTCGTTAAACAGCCTTTTCCTCGTCGGATGTGCTTTGGGTTCCTTCCTAGGGGGATGCATAGCTGATAGCATCTCCAAATACTACCCCGACTCGGGCCGAGTTATGTGCGCTCAATTCAGTGCTTTCATGGGTATTCctttttcttggattctttttactcGAATCGAGCAGTCTGTAGAAAACTGGAATGCTTTCGCCGTCACAGTGTTCTTCATGGGCTTATGCATTAGCTGGTGTGCCTCTGGCGCCAACAACCCCATGTTTGCAGAGGTTGTCCCTTCCAAGCATCGCACAATGATTTATGCATTTGATCGAGCATTCGAAGGATCGTTCGCCTCATTTGCAGCGCCAGCAGTAGGTTTCCTTACCGAGAAGATTTATGGTTATGATCCGAAATCATTCGAGACGTCAGGCGGGTCCGCTCAAGGTGCATTAGCACTATCAAAGGGTCTTCTGGCGATGACTGTCCTTCCTTTCGGCTTGTGTTCCTTATTTTACAGTCCTCTCTATGTGGTATTCAAGCGCGATCGGGATAGCGCTAAGGTGGCCTGTTCAAAGGAGCTAGAAATGATCTCGTAG